In one Brienomyrus brachyistius isolate T26 chromosome 5, BBRACH_0.4, whole genome shotgun sequence genomic region, the following are encoded:
- the s1pr5b gene encoding sphingosine 1-phosphate receptor 5b, translated as MVTMGHSYTTVAQNVAPMPASSPPLLRQIFDEYQNNGVIVRHYNYTGKLQENRYRNGLKPEAITFLVICLLIVLENAVVLVAIWKNKKFHLPMYYLLGNLTLSDLLAGFTYMVNIVLSGPRTLELTPLLWFLREGGVFITLAASIISLLAIAIERHVTMVNMKTYHRAKRYRMFALIGASWILSLLLGILPIMGWNCMGHLPGCSTVLPLYARSYILFCVSVFIAVLLAIVVLYVRIFRIVKSNTRKLGCLRKSQARKSRKCMDLLRTVTIVLGVFIACWLPLFVLLLLDFFCKVGQCFVLFKADYFLGIAIINSLLNPIIYTLTSKDMRRAIIRLLCRPCLMTEDGHIKKIGIPFLDCSTSKIEKSAYRLEGLETTVSSGNITPSTIKVLYPRMLKS; from the coding sequence ATGGTAACTATGGGACACTCTTATACTACAGTTGCCCAAAATGTGGCGCCCATGCCTGCTTCCTCCCCACCGTTACTGCGGCAAATATTCGACGAGTACCAAAATAATGGCGTCATCGTGAGGCATTACAACTACACCGGCAAGCTGCAGGAGAACCGGTACCGTAACGGACTGAAACCAGAAGCCATCACTTTCCTGGTCATCTGCCTGCTCATCGTGCTGGAAAACGCTGTAGTGTTGGTGGCCATCTGGAAGAACAAGAAGTTCCACCTACCAATGTATTACCTTTTGGGCAATCTGACGCTGTCCGACCTGCTGGCGGGATTCACCTACATGGTCAACATTGTGCTGTCAGGTCCCAGAACGCTAGAACTGACACCCCTGCTTTGGTTCCTGAGAGAGGGAGGTGTCTTCATCACTTTGGCCGCCTCCATCATCAGCCTTTTGGCTATCGCCATTGAGCGTCACGTCACTATGGTTAATATGAAGACCTACCATAGAGCAAAGCGGTACCGAATGTTCGCTCTAATCGGGGCTAGCTGGATTCTGTCACTGTTGCTAGGGATCCTTCCTATTATGGGCTGGAACTGCATGGGCCATTTGCCGGGGTGCtccacagtgctgccattgtATGCTAGGAGTTACATCCTGTTTTGCGTCTCTGTCTTCATTGCGGTTCTGCTGGCCATAGTTGTGCTCTACGTGCGCATCTTCCGCATCGTCAAGTCCAACACGCGGAAACTGGGCTGCCTACGCAAGAGCCAGGCCCGCAAGTCACGGAAATGCATGGACCTGCTCAGGACAGTCACTATAGTGCTTGGGGTCTTCATCGCTTGTTGGCTGCCTCTTTTCGTGCTGCTGCTGTTGGACTTCTTCTGCAAGGTGGGCCAGTGTTTCGTGCTCTTCAAGGCCGACTACTTCCTAGGCATCGCCATAATCAACTCCTTGCTCAACCCCATCATCTACACGCTCACCAGTAAGGACATGCGGCGGGCCATCATCCGCCTGCTGTGCCGCCCCTGTCTCATGACGGAGGATGGACATATAAAGAAGATTGGAATACCCTTCCTGGATTGCAGCACGAGCAAAATTGAAAAGTCTGCATACAGGCTGGAGGGCTTGGAAACCACAGTCTCCTCAGGGAACATTACCCCTTCAACCATCAAAGTACTGTACCCAAGGATGTTGAAGTCCTGA